Proteins co-encoded in one Polyangiaceae bacterium genomic window:
- the rpsK gene encoding 30S ribosomal protein S11: MATSKKRGGKKVVKKNVGAGIAHIRSTFNNTMVTITDVNGNTISWASAGTRGFKGSRKSTPWSAQLAAEEAARRAMEHGMRSVAVFVRGPGAGRESALRALQSAGFRVTLIRDVTPIPHNGCRPPKRRRV; encoded by the coding sequence ATGGCGACGAGCAAAAAGCGTGGCGGCAAGAAGGTCGTCAAGAAGAACGTCGGAGCGGGCATTGCCCACATCCGTTCGACCTTCAACAACACGATGGTGACGATCACCGACGTGAACGGAAACACCATCTCTTGGGCCAGCGCCGGCACGCGCGGCTTCAAGGGTTCACGCAAGAGCACCCCCTGGTCAGCGCAGCTGGCTGCGGAAGAGGCGGCTCGTCGCGCGATGGAGCACGGGATGCGTTCCGTGGCTGTGTTCGTGCGCGGTCCAGGCGCCGGTCGCGAGAGCGCGCTGCGTGCGCTGCAGTCTGCAGGCTTCCGCGTGACGCTGATCCGCGACGTCACCCCCATCCCTCACAACGGCTGTCGCCCCCCGAAGCGTCGGCGCGTCTGA
- the rpsD gene encoding 30S ribosomal protein S4 — MARYIGPVCKLCRRDGTKLYLKGARCFSEKCSVTRRPYPPGQHGQGRIKMSEYGLRLREKQKVRRIYGVLEKQFRGYYASASALRGRTGEEMLGLLERRLDNVVHRMGFAATRRQARQLVRHNHLLLNGKRVNIPSYRVNPGDKIEVREKSKKIAYIQAAIALTDSRPTPTWLEVDREKLEGVFKSMPARDELNEPSMREQYIVEYYSR; from the coding sequence ATGGCACGGTACATTGGTCCGGTTTGCAAACTCTGCCGTCGCGACGGCACGAAGCTCTATCTGAAGGGCGCGCGCTGCTTCTCCGAGAAGTGCTCGGTGACGCGCCGTCCGTATCCGCCCGGTCAGCACGGTCAGGGCCGCATCAAGATGAGCGAGTACGGCCTGCGTCTGCGCGAGAAGCAGAAGGTTCGTCGTATCTACGGCGTGCTGGAGAAGCAGTTCCGCGGTTACTACGCCTCCGCGAGCGCGCTCCGTGGCCGTACCGGTGAGGAGATGCTCGGCCTGCTCGAGCGTCGTCTCGACAACGTTGTGCACCGCATGGGCTTCGCGGCGACTCGCCGTCAGGCTCGTCAGCTGGTGCGCCACAATCACCTGCTGTTGAATGGCAAGCGGGTCAACATCCCCAGCTACCGCGTGAACCCCGGCGACAAGATCGAGGTTCGCGAGAAGAGCAAGAAGATCGCCTACATTCAGGCGGCGATCGCGCTCACCGACTCTCGCCCGACCCCGACCTGGCTCGAGGTGGACCGCGAGAAGCTCGAAGGTGTGTTCAAGTCGATGCCTGCTCGCGACGAGCTCAACGA